In one window of Azoarcus olearius DNA:
- a CDS encoding HD-GYP domain-containing protein — MIALNLHDAITALSTSFDFVGIDEVQHGKRVGYMARAVAHHLGWSDEQCWKILHAGMLHDCGVSRVREHRHLTETLEWDGEEEHCIRGANYLRVCPILAHFTDIVRYHHTRWAVLEQMVELDPALRLEANLVYLVDRADVLLAPWLDGGRLDSAIMWEKDAIVERLRGLAGTLFCPALVDAFAAVAESEAFWLGMEPLYLNEEMEALGRQIPALCLSPAEMRELALLFSRVVDAKSPYTDDHSRRVAAISRHLAGALGRDRDTLEMIELAGLLHDMGKLRVPDEIIEKPGALTREEKACISRHSYDTYRILARIFPSTPIPDWAGAHHENLLGQGYPFRRRAGEIDLETRIISVADIFQALLQDRPYRARLSGEEVMQRIEALVDEGRLDAAVVSALRREFDTCVHLASGADALRDHFPELTA, encoded by the coding sequence ATGATTGCCCTCAACCTCCACGACGCGATCACCGCGCTGTCGACCTCCTTCGACTTCGTCGGCATCGATGAAGTGCAGCACGGCAAGCGCGTCGGCTACATGGCGCGCGCGGTCGCCCACCACCTGGGCTGGTCCGACGAGCAGTGCTGGAAGATCCTGCACGCCGGCATGCTGCACGACTGCGGCGTGTCGCGTGTGCGCGAGCATCGCCACCTCACCGAAACCCTGGAATGGGACGGCGAGGAAGAGCACTGCATCCGCGGCGCCAACTACCTGCGCGTCTGCCCCATCCTCGCCCATTTCACCGACATCGTGCGCTACCACCACACCCGCTGGGCCGTGCTGGAGCAGATGGTCGAACTCGACCCCGCGCTGCGGCTGGAAGCCAATCTGGTGTATCTGGTCGACCGCGCCGACGTGCTGCTGGCGCCGTGGCTCGATGGCGGGCGGCTGGACAGCGCGATCATGTGGGAGAAGGACGCGATCGTCGAACGTTTGCGCGGGCTGGCCGGCACGCTGTTCTGTCCGGCGCTGGTGGATGCGTTCGCCGCGGTGGCGGAGTCCGAGGCGTTCTGGCTGGGCATGGAGCCGCTCTACCTCAATGAAGAGATGGAGGCGCTCGGGCGCCAGATTCCGGCGCTGTGCCTGTCGCCTGCCGAGATGCGCGAACTGGCGCTGCTGTTTTCGCGCGTGGTCGATGCCAAGAGCCCCTATACCGACGACCACTCGCGCCGCGTCGCCGCGATCAGCCGCCATCTGGCCGGTGCGCTGGGGCGTGACCGCGACACGCTGGAGATGATCGAACTGGCCGGCTTGCTGCACGACATGGGCAAGCTGCGCGTGCCGGACGAGATCATCGAAAAGCCGGGTGCGCTGACGCGCGAGGAAAAGGCGTGCATCTCGCGCCACAGCTACGACACCTATCGCATCCTCGCGCGCATTTTCCCGTCCACGCCGATTCCGGATTGGGCCGGCGCGCATCACGAAAACCTGCTCGGCCAGGGCTATCCCTTCCGCCGCCGGGCAGGAGAGATCGACCTGGAGACGCGCATCATCTCCGTGGCCGACATCTTCCAGGCTCTGCTGCAGGACCGCCCGTACCGCGCGCGGCTGTCGGGCGAGGAGGTGATGCAACGGATCGAGGCGCTGGTGGATGAGGGCAGGCTGGATGCGGCGGTGGTGTCCGCCCTGCGGCGCGAATTCGACACCTGCGTGCACCTTGCTTCCGGCGCTGACGCGCTGCGCGACCACTTCCCCGAGCTCACCGCCTGA